The Eubacteriales bacterium genome window below encodes:
- the yunB gene encoding sporulation protein YunB, whose protein sequence is MPFNFRIRINKKIIITLILISVIVLLYIIDASVKPGIFALTETKLKSLAVNAMNESIKDITKDLEYSDFINIEKDNEGQINLILANSVKMNEVSSSIALDTQQRIEELGTQGIDLPIGSILGGSFFSGRGPNINIKFEPIGVATSKFYSDFESAGINQTRHCIYIDVETTFKIIVGNSSQEVSTKSEMLILETIIVGKVPETYLQADRDELMNLIPQ, encoded by the coding sequence ATGCCGTTTAATTTTCGCATTAGGATAAACAAAAAAATAATAATAACCTTGATCTTGATTTCCGTAATAGTGCTTTTATATATTATAGACGCCTCGGTTAAACCCGGCATATTTGCATTGACGGAGACAAAGCTTAAGAGCCTGGCCGTTAACGCGATGAACGAATCCATTAAAGATATAACGAAAGATTTAGAGTATTCGGATTTTATAAATATAGAAAAAGACAATGAAGGACAGATAAATCTTATACTTGCAAATTCAGTTAAAATGAATGAAGTTTCTTCCAGCATAGCTCTTGATACACAGCAGCGTATTGAGGAGCTTGGTACCCAGGGGATTGACTTGCCTATAGGAAGTATTTTAGGAGGGTCTTTCTTTTCCGGAAGAGGGCCTAATATAAATATAAAATTTGAACCTATAGGAGTGGCAACCTCTAAATTTTATTCGGATTTTGAATCTGCTGGTATCAACCAGACGAGGCATTGTATCTATATAGACGTAGAGACGACTTTTAAAATAATAGTTGGCAACAGCAGCCAGGAAGTCAGTACTAAAAGCGAGATGCTGATTTTAGAAACTATTATAGTAGGTAAAGTACCGGAAACGTATTTACAGGCTGATCGCGATGAGCTTATGAACTTGATCCCGCAGTAA
- a CDS encoding PBP1A family penicillin-binding protein — MGLYFMKSGAIMGLKITFFNISDSLKELFSRLFKSKKNPPEGTNNIDTDTDLNETSVFSGGGNNFKKAARKSRGFFKSIISRYEVYFTPPEKEKNFALSVTINTIRILFVLLIITGFCAFGSVLGLAKGYMETTPTLDVADIQDQAVNSYIYDQGGTLVTTFSGLENRDWASLSEIPEKLQEAYIAIEDIRFEYHSGIDVKRILGSFVNNFTSSSTQGGSTITQQLIKNSILSSEQTYKRKIQEAYLAIQLESVYSKDQILEAYLNTIPLGGTIYGIKAAATDYFGKDLDELSLREMACLAAMAQAPTKYNPRRVYYVTQDPTALNERIDTVLKNMYTANYITKEEYEAALRDELNVVEESTYNTSSVYPYAYFIDYMINDVIDNMLIAQNLEDTEANRSKIETELRTGGYKIYTTLDTEMQDTVQETLSTYNYPAMADSENSVKLETDSSGTTIETVQPQSSAVVFDYHTGEIKAIIGGRDEPTYLKALNRAYQSNMPVGSAIKPISVYGPAIDIGYSPASIVANVPVAIPGWNTATGYPATNKSTYGPVTFRTAIVHSLNAATARILMEDVGINTSTNYLESLGVDPDNIISDGPGLALGTSGITTLEMAVAYGCIANGGLYMQPLTFTKVVDRDGNVILDADSIRVTRQVFKKTTAYLLTDMLEDAVSEGTGTRAKIAGMTVAGKTGTNQDNRGVSFSGYTPYYSASVYIGHDDYEPLSSRISASSTAAPLWQSFMSKLHEGLTNKEIIDFSEVSDQIVTATVCSVSGKLATDACYEDILGRTPVTDIFDKDSVPTEECDWHYEFNFCTDSGLIATPFCPDEKLVKKALVFADSTSALSLWPGTNGSIVLPDSVYSDTFDISQFTYDNSLYSSLFCDVHTAATSLKTAKTAARSAITNANNKLNANPHTVEQYDEIMGIINQLNTLLSSSTATEAEITSLTNLLNSTVKSYFP, encoded by the coding sequence ATGGGACTGTATTTTATGAAATCAGGAGCTATAATGGGTCTTAAAATAACGTTTTTTAATATATCGGATAGTCTTAAAGAGCTTTTTTCAAGGCTTTTTAAATCCAAGAAAAATCCGCCTGAAGGCACTAATAATATAGACACCGATACTGATTTGAATGAAACCTCGGTATTTTCCGGCGGAGGCAATAATTTTAAAAAAGCTGCCCGTAAATCCAGAGGCTTTTTTAAGTCTATTATAAGCAGATACGAAGTTTACTTTACCCCTCCTGAAAAGGAAAAAAACTTTGCGCTTAGCGTAACTATAAATACTATAAGGATACTTTTTGTCCTCTTAATAATAACGGGCTTTTGTGCTTTTGGAAGTGTGCTCGGCCTTGCTAAGGGATACATGGAGACAACCCCTACGCTAGACGTAGCAGATATACAAGACCAAGCTGTCAACTCATATATTTATGATCAGGGCGGCACTTTAGTCACGACATTTTCGGGCCTTGAAAACAGGGATTGGGCTTCTCTTTCAGAGATACCTGAAAAACTTCAGGAAGCCTACATCGCGATTGAAGATATCAGATTCGAATATCATTCCGGGATCGATGTAAAAAGAATACTGGGTTCATTTGTAAATAACTTTACAAGCTCCAGCACTCAAGGCGGGAGCACAATTACCCAGCAATTAATAAAAAACAGCATTTTATCTTCTGAACAGACCTATAAAAGAAAGATTCAGGAGGCGTATTTAGCTATACAGCTTGAATCAGTATACTCTAAAGACCAAATTCTAGAAGCTTACTTAAATACCATTCCTTTAGGTGGTACAATATATGGCATAAAAGCCGCCGCGACAGATTATTTCGGCAAAGATTTAGATGAACTCTCATTAAGGGAGATGGCTTGTCTTGCAGCTATGGCACAGGCTCCGACAAAGTATAACCCCCGCCGGGTTTATTATGTAACCCAAGATCCAACTGCTTTAAACGAACGCATAGACACCGTTCTTAAGAATATGTATACTGCCAACTACATAACAAAAGAAGAGTATGAGGCAGCACTTAGAGATGAATTAAACGTTGTTGAAGAATCCACCTATAACACCAGCTCTGTTTACCCATACGCTTATTTCATCGATTACATGATAAACGACGTTATAGACAATATGCTCATCGCTCAAAATTTAGAAGATACCGAAGCTAACCGTTCAAAGATAGAAACTGAACTTAGAACGGGCGGATATAAAATATATACCACTCTAGATACTGAAATGCAGGATACTGTTCAGGAAACTCTTTCAACCTATAATTATCCTGCAATGGCAGATTCAGAGAATTCAGTCAAATTAGAAACAGACTCTTCCGGTACCACTATAGAGACTGTTCAGCCTCAATCTTCTGCCGTAGTTTTTGACTATCATACAGGCGAAATAAAGGCTATAATTGGAGGGCGTGATGAGCCTACATATCTAAAGGCACTCAATCGCGCATACCAGTCTAACATGCCCGTCGGGTCCGCCATCAAGCCTATATCCGTATACGGCCCTGCCATAGATATAGGATATTCCCCTGCTTCTATAGTTGCAAATGTACCTGTTGCAATCCCCGGATGGAATACTGCTACAGGATATCCTGCCACAAATAAAAGCACATATGGTCCCGTTACTTTCAGGACGGCCATTGTACACTCTCTAAACGCGGCTACTGCTCGTATACTGATGGAGGACGTAGGCATAAACACCTCAACTAATTACCTTGAAAGTTTAGGAGTAGATCCGGATAATATAATTTCAGACGGGCCAGGGCTTGCCCTTGGAACTTCGGGCATTACGACACTTGAAATGGCCGTTGCTTACGGCTGTATCGCAAACGGCGGATTATATATGCAGCCGCTCACTTTCACAAAAGTGGTAGACAGGGACGGAAATGTAATTTTAGATGCGGATTCCATACGTGTTACGCGCCAAGTGTTTAAGAAGACCACCGCATATCTGCTAACTGATATGCTGGAAGATGCAGTCAGTGAAGGTACCGGAACAAGAGCCAAAATCGCCGGCATGACTGTTGCCGGTAAAACCGGTACTAATCAAGATAACCGCGGCGTATCCTTCTCCGGATATACGCCTTATTATTCCGCCTCTGTATATATAGGCCACGACGATTATGAGCCGCTTTCCAGCAGGATCTCAGCCAGTTCTACAGCTGCCCCGCTTTGGCAATCTTTTATGTCTAAATTACATGAGGGCCTCACGAATAAAGAAATTATAGATTTTTCAGAAGTTTCAGATCAGATTGTGACAGCTACTGTGTGTTCTGTTTCCGGGAAATTAGCTACCGATGCGTGCTATGAAGATATACTTGGAAGAACGCCAGTTACAGATATATTCGATAAAGATTCAGTTCCTACGGAAGAGTGCGACTGGCATTATGAATTTAATTTCTGTACGGATTCCGGGCTGATAGCTACACCATTTTGCCCTGATGAAAAGCTGGTTAAAAAAGCGCTAGTTTTTGCTGACTCTACTTCGGCATTATCGCTTTGGCCCGGCACCAACGGAAGCATAGTCCTGCCCGACAGCGTTTATTCGGATACGTTTGACATAAGCCAGTTTACTTATGATAACAGCCTTTACTCAAGCCTGTTCTGCGATGTGCACACAGCCGCAACGTCTTTGAAAACGGCAAAAACTGCGGCACGGTCTGCTATTACCAATGCAAATAACAAGCTTAACGCAAATCCACATACGGTTGAACAATACGATGAAATAATGGGAATCATAAACCAGTTAAACACGCTTCTGTCATCGAGCACTGCAACAGAAGCTGAAATAACCAGCCTTACCAACTTATTAAATTCAACTGTTAAATCTTATTTCCCATAA
- a CDS encoding calcium/sodium antiporter, with amino-acid sequence METFIIVALFILGVALTIKGGDYFIDAASWISEALNIPKFIVGATIVSVATTLPELIVSVLAATEGKVDMAVGNAVGSVTVNVGLVMGISILCMPIAIKRSKFAFKGILMILSCALLFLFSYNGQLGIMPSVLLLAMFCVFVIENIKDSKRSMLLNIEKKKKFENKEAFVNILKFIFGVLGIVIGARLLVDNGSEIARLLNVPESIIGATVIAIGTSLPELVTTIAALAKKHATLSIGNIVGANIIDLTVILPVCTLISGKALPISNQAASLDLPVCLGVILIATLPTLMTQKFKRYQGVLIIFAYLIYLTVLCA; translated from the coding sequence ATGGAAACTTTTATTATAGTAGCGCTGTTTATTTTAGGCGTTGCCTTAACTATCAAAGGCGGTGACTATTTTATAGATGCCGCAAGCTGGATATCAGAGGCACTAAATATACCTAAGTTTATTGTAGGGGCTACTATAGTAAGTGTGGCCACCACTTTGCCGGAACTGATAGTATCGGTTCTAGCCGCAACGGAAGGTAAAGTTGATATGGCTGTTGGAAATGCAGTCGGGTCCGTTACTGTTAATGTAGGGCTTGTAATGGGCATTTCGATATTGTGCATGCCGATCGCCATTAAACGTTCTAAATTTGCATTTAAAGGGATTTTGATGATACTATCCTGCGCCTTGCTGTTTTTGTTTTCATATAACGGACAGCTTGGTATAATGCCCAGCGTTTTGCTCCTTGCGATGTTTTGCGTATTTGTAATTGAAAACATAAAAGACTCCAAACGCTCTATGCTTTTGAATATAGAAAAAAAGAAAAAATTTGAGAACAAAGAAGCTTTTGTAAATATATTAAAATTTATATTTGGAGTTTTAGGGATAGTTATAGGTGCGAGGCTTCTAGTAGACAACGGAAGTGAAATAGCACGGCTTTTAAACGTGCCTGAAAGCATAATAGGCGCAACTGTAATAGCAATAGGAACATCTCTCCCGGAGCTTGTGACCACTATTGCAGCCCTTGCTAAAAAGCATGCAACGTTATCGATCGGAAACATAGTTGGGGCCAATATTATTGATTTAACGGTAATACTGCCGGTATGCACACTGATTTCCGGCAAAGCCCTGCCCATTTCTAATCAGGCGGCATCACTTGATCTGCCTGTATGTTTAGGCGTAATACTGATTGCAACACTGCCGACACTTATGACACAAAAGTTTAAGCGCTATCAGGGTGTTTTAATAATATTTGCATATCTTATATATCTTACAGTTCTTTGTGCCTGA
- a CDS encoding MgtC/SapB family protein, which translates to MDSFLSGIGFVGTDVVVVLVRVVLAAFCGGMLGIERTRKRRAAGVRTYMLISVGAAVVMITGEYLTNTYNLSDPARLGAQVISGIGFIGAGTIIMTGYHEVKGITTAAGLWASACIGLAIGAGFYLIAIIATGLLLVIMIFGGKLQFRYMLRSKRLRIFVLFENLEYLPDFLIEARKNGIIIHDCEHLNKSSDVNIGSMFSVELTKNITHKQVIELLGKTNGVKYIEELN; encoded by the coding sequence ATGGATTCTTTCTTGTCTGGTATCGGTTTTGTAGGTACAGATGTTGTAGTTGTGTTAGTCAGGGTTGTGCTGGCCGCATTTTGCGGAGGCATGTTAGGAATAGAGAGGACAAGGAAACGGCGCGCAGCAGGAGTTAGGACTTATATGCTAATAAGTGTAGGTGCTGCAGTAGTCATGATAACCGGAGAATACCTGACAAATACGTATAATTTATCAGATCCGGCAAGGCTTGGGGCACAGGTGATAAGCGGCATTGGTTTCATTGGTGCCGGCACGATAATAATGACAGGTTATCACGAAGTAAAAGGCATTACCACGGCTGCAGGGCTATGGGCTTCGGCTTGTATCGGGCTTGCTATTGGCGCAGGATTTTATTTGATAGCAATTATTGCAACCGGCTTGCTTTTAGTGATTATGATATTTGGCGGAAAATTGCAGTTTAGATATATGCTGCGTTCAAAACGATTAAGAATATTTGTGTTGTTTGAAAATTTAGAATATCTACCGGACTTTTTAATTGAGGCACGTAAAAATGGTATTATAATACACGATTGCGAGCATCTTAATAAATCTAGCGATGTAAATATAGGGAGTATGTTTTCCGTTGAACTTACAAAAAATATAACTCATAAACAGGTAATCGAGCTGCTTGGTAAAACAAATGGAGTTAAATACATCGAGGAGCTGAATTAA
- the spoVAE gene encoding stage V sporulation protein AE, protein MEYLKAFLVGGIICVIGQIILSKTNISPARILVIFVTAGVLLTLIGIYEPLVDWGGAGATVPLTGFGYSLAKGVREAVSNDGIIGIFTGGVTATAGGITAAILFGYLVAVIFKPKTKK, encoded by the coding sequence ATGGAATATTTAAAGGCATTTTTAGTTGGCGGTATTATATGTGTTATAGGACAGATAATACTGTCTAAAACAAATATAAGCCCTGCCCGTATTTTGGTGATTTTCGTTACTGCAGGAGTCTTGCTTACACTTATCGGAATATACGAGCCTTTGGTAGACTGGGGTGGTGCAGGAGCAACTGTGCCGCTTACAGGGTTTGGATATTCTCTTGCTAAAGGAGTTAGAGAGGCCGTATCAAATGATGGGATAATCGGGATTTTTACGGGCGGAGTCACTGCTACTGCGGGCGGTATAACTGCTGCAATATTATTTGGATATTTAGTTGCCGTGATATTTAAACCTAAGACAAAAAAATAA
- the spoVAD gene encoding stage V sporulation protein AD has protein sequence MGRIGERTLTFKKAPYIRGNGGVAGKDEKEGPIGAYFNTYFNDDLWGEKSWELTERKMFIRAVENAVTSAGLTLDDIQILFGGDLLNQIISAGFAARTLRAPFIGLYGACSTMSESLLVGAMAVDGGYADNVVCATSSHFATAERQFRYPLELGTPKTPTSQHTATAAGATVLSSTGQADDARITCATPGRVIDLKISDANNMGAAMAPAAVETLVTHLEDTKRAPNYYDLIITGDLGTFGSKLLVEYTAKENVDVKAVYTDCGVELYKGVKDMYCGGSGCGCSALMFNCYYLKKFKDKKINRILLIATGALHSPTTSMQGESIPCIAHAVAIERGEIIWNI, from the coding sequence ATGGGAAGGATTGGAGAAAGAACGCTCACATTTAAAAAAGCTCCCTATATACGTGGCAATGGTGGTGTTGCCGGAAAAGATGAAAAGGAAGGGCCTATAGGAGCATATTTTAATACATATTTTAACGATGATCTGTGGGGCGAAAAGAGCTGGGAACTAACAGAAAGAAAGATGTTCATAAGGGCAGTTGAAAATGCAGTTACATCCGCAGGGCTTACTTTAGATGACATACAGATATTATTTGGAGGGGATTTATTAAACCAGATAATATCTGCAGGGTTTGCGGCAAGGACACTGAGGGCACCGTTTATAGGCTTGTATGGAGCCTGTTCTACAATGTCGGAATCGCTTTTAGTAGGTGCAATGGCGGTAGACGGCGGATATGCTGATAACGTTGTATGCGCAACCAGCAGCCACTTTGCAACTGCGGAAAGGCAGTTTAGGTATCCGCTGGAATTAGGTACGCCCAAAACGCCTACATCACAGCATACGGCAACTGCGGCAGGGGCAACAGTCCTATCAAGCACTGGACAGGCAGATGACGCGAGAATAACATGCGCGACTCCGGGGAGGGTCATAGATTTAAAAATCTCAGATGCAAATAACATGGGCGCAGCAATGGCACCTGCGGCAGTAGAAACACTGGTTACACACTTGGAGGATACTAAAAGGGCTCCAAATTACTATGATCTTATAATTACAGGCGACTTAGGAACATTTGGAAGCAAATTATTGGTTGAATACACTGCAAAGGAAAATGTAGATGTAAAAGCCGTCTATACAGATTGCGGAGTAGAGCTATATAAAGGAGTTAAAGACATGTATTGCGGAGGAAGCGGCTGCGGCTGCAGCGCTCTTATGTTTAATTGCTATTATTTAAAGAAATTTAAAGATAAGAAGATAAACAGGATACTTTTAATTGCAACAGGTGCCTTGCATTCACCGACGACGAGCATGCAAGGGGAAAGCATACCTTGTATTGCACATGCTGTGGCTATTGAAAGAGGTGAAATCATATGGAATATTTAA
- the spoVAC gene encoding stage V sporulation protein AC, with protein MDITKKIDEKEYDQYVKEKQPKSKLISECARAFWVGGLICTIGQLISNFAKDIINLSKDTASAFTAVVLIFLGALFTGLGIYDVIGKYAGAGSIVPITGFANSIVSPALEFKREGFVLGVGAKMFNIAGPVLVYGISASVFAGIMYLIFGGA; from the coding sequence ATGGATATTACAAAAAAAATAGACGAAAAAGAGTACGACCAATATGTAAAAGAAAAACAGCCTAAAAGCAAGCTGATTTCAGAATGCGCAAGAGCTTTTTGGGTTGGAGGGCTTATCTGCACTATTGGGCAGCTTATCAGCAATTTTGCTAAGGATATAATTAACTTAAGCAAAGACACTGCTTCTGCCTTTACTGCAGTAGTTCTTATTTTTTTAGGGGCACTTTTTACCGGCCTAGGCATCTACGATGTTATAGGTAAATATGCAGGAGCCGGTTCAATTGTACCTATTACAGGTTTTGCCAATTCGATAGTTTCACCTGCACTTGAGTTTAAAAGGGAAGGTTTTGTCTTAGGTGTTGGCGCCAAGATGTTCAATATAGCGGGGCCGGTGCTGGTATATGGGATATCCGCATCTGTGTTTGCCGGGATAATGTACCTTATATTCGGAGGTGCATAA
- a CDS encoding stage V sporulation protein AB, translating to MGTFLSILAVFAGGVIVGSSLAAFYLALNIFLILSPEIKGSYKFYAAASVLGTILASIIYFSDMSLNLSPLLAIIPGLAFGAFTGILIACITEMLNVIRLLDESEMGKLGVVIIIISVMAGKLAGSLVFWIGNLFR from the coding sequence ATGGGGACTTTTTTGTCAATTTTAGCTGTGTTTGCCGGCGGAGTGATAGTTGGGAGCTCTCTTGCGGCTTTTTATCTTGCACTGAATATATTTTTGATATTAAGCCCTGAGATAAAAGGATCGTACAAATTTTATGCAGCGGCTTCAGTGCTAGGCACAATACTTGCATCTATTATATATTTTTCTGACATGAGTTTAAATTTATCACCTTTGTTAGCTATAATACCCGGGCTTGCGTTTGGTGCATTTACGGGGATATTGATAGCCTGCATAACTGAAATGTTAAACGTTATTCGGTTACTAGACGAATCTGAGATGGGAAAACTGGGAGTAGTGATTATTATAATTTCCGTAATGGCGGGAAAACTTGCAGGATCGCTTGTATTCTGGATAGGAAATTTATTTAGATAG
- a CDS encoding stage V sporulation protein AA encodes MYEIIYIALNKEARVKSNKINIFEVCDIYAATDKKSALNKITFPVDEDVCIVSAIDVIEKISNVFPNVLIQNTGSTTDCVIKSKLKEIVSLWL; translated from the coding sequence ATGTATGAAATCATCTATATTGCACTTAACAAAGAGGCAAGGGTAAAGTCAAATAAAATTAATATTTTTGAAGTCTGCGATATCTATGCAGCAACGGACAAGAAAAGCGCTCTTAATAAAATCACTTTTCCGGTAGACGAAGATGTATGCATTGTTTCTGCGATAGACGTCATTGAAAAGATATCGAACGTATTTCCAAATGTGCTTATACAAAATACCGGCTCGACTACGGACTGCGTAATAAAAAGCAAGTTAAAAGAAATAGTTTCATTGTGGCTTTAA
- a CDS encoding serine hydrolase has product MDVIMQVKTVDLLIKFITGNFNKISAYDYFPTKGKFYPRKESDNFPRATPESQGIDSNDITGFLNSIEKKKISINNFVMLRHGKIVAEGSFAPYKKEYPQMLFSMSKSVVSTAIGMLIDEGALSLDEKIYDIFKEDAPPVTVIWQRKITVRHLLTMTSGIHFNEAGSVTDKDWVKAYLAHIPVSRPGKEFYYNSMNTYMLSAIVKKKTGKNVSEYLTKKLFEPLNIKDFTWEKSPKGIEKGGWGLSLNVLDIAKIGQLYLQNGQWDVNGKQTRLISEEWIREATSNHIDSDKEVVKDGYGYSIWGGPTIGSYQFNGAFGQHMVISPKRDMVIALTSGSQTMFTQGKASDLIKEFLGKSSFAPGIESIPENKEAYAKLKDTISKLRAVKFKDVKTQGEKKPEREIFRAAKTKYDDKAFSLSETRGGILPLVLQSLNINFSKGVSAAKFSFKRDSCFIQLNEGKDINVIKIGLNEKINYSDVSINGEVYTIGTIGKWFEENEEVVLKVFCFFIETPSVRIFKFIFKGDKLKIRFNERPSVLGSVNMLLELLEGPDSLYKKVMNEAISRKQLRKRVIGLVMPEAEGTLIQD; this is encoded by the coding sequence ATGGACGTTATCATGCAGGTTAAAACGGTAGACTTACTGATAAAATTTATAACCGGAAATTTTAATAAAATAAGTGCGTACGATTATTTCCCAACCAAGGGGAAATTTTATCCGCGCAAAGAAAGTGATAATTTCCCGCGTGCTACTCCCGAATCCCAGGGAATTGATTCAAATGACATAACCGGGTTTTTAAATTCGATTGAGAAAAAAAAGATAAGCATCAATAATTTTGTCATGCTGCGCCATGGCAAAATCGTAGCGGAAGGCAGTTTTGCCCCTTATAAAAAAGAATACCCGCAGATGCTTTTTTCTATGAGCAAAAGTGTCGTTTCAACTGCTATAGGCATGCTTATAGATGAGGGAGCCCTTTCATTAGATGAAAAGATATATGATATTTTCAAAGAAGATGCCCCGCCTGTAACGGTTATATGGCAGAGGAAAATAACCGTCAGGCATTTGCTGACCATGACATCAGGCATACATTTTAATGAGGCCGGTTCTGTTACAGACAAGGATTGGGTAAAAGCATATCTGGCTCATATACCGGTGAGCAGGCCGGGAAAAGAATTTTACTATAACAGCATGAATACGTATATGCTGTCTGCTATTGTCAAAAAAAAGACAGGTAAAAATGTATCTGAATACTTAACCAAGAAATTATTTGAGCCTTTAAATATCAAAGATTTTACATGGGAGAAAAGCCCCAAGGGTATAGAAAAAGGCGGCTGGGGATTATCGTTAAATGTACTTGATATAGCAAAGATAGGGCAGTTATACTTGCAAAACGGGCAGTGGGACGTCAATGGAAAACAAACCAGGCTCATTTCAGAAGAGTGGATAAGGGAAGCTACTTCAAACCATATAGATTCGGATAAAGAAGTAGTTAAAGACGGATACGGTTATTCTATATGGGGCGGGCCGACTATTGGAAGCTATCAGTTTAACGGCGCGTTCGGGCAGCATATGGTTATATCGCCTAAAAGGGATATGGTGATAGCATTAACATCCGGAAGTCAGACTATGTTTACACAAGGCAAGGCATCTGATTTAATAAAGGAATTTTTAGGAAAAAGCAGTTTTGCACCTGGCATAGAGTCAATACCCGAAAACAAAGAGGCGTATGCAAAGTTAAAAGATACGATTTCAAAATTAAGGGCTGTTAAATTTAAAGATGTTAAAACGCAAGGCGAAAAGAAGCCTGAAAGAGAAATATTTAGGGCAGCGAAAACAAAATACGATGACAAGGCCTTTTCTCTGTCCGAGACGAGGGGCGGCATACTTCCGTTAGTCTTACAGTCTTTAAATATCAATTTTTCAAAAGGCGTTTCGGCAGCTAAGTTTTCTTTTAAAAGAGATTCATGCTTCATACAGTTAAACGAAGGCAAAGACATAAACGTAATAAAAATAGGCCTAAACGAAAAAATTAATTACAGCGACGTTTCAATAAACGGAGAAGTATATACGATCGGTACGATAGGAAAGTGGTTTGAAGAGAATGAGGAAGTAGTTTTAAAAGTATTTTGCTTTTTTATCGAGACGCCGAGTGTTAGAATATTTAAGTTTATATTTAAAGGTGACAAATTGAAAATAAGGTTTAATGAAAGGCCCTCTGTATTGGGCAGCGTCAATATGTTGCTTGAGCTTTTGGAAGGACCGGACAGCCTTTATAAAAAAGTAATGAACGAAGCTATAAGCAGAAAACAATTGCGAAAAAGGGTTATAGGCCTTGTTATGCCTGAGGCTGAAGGTACTTTGATACAGGATTGA
- a CDS encoding cofactor-independent phosphoglycerate mutase codes for MKYIVILGDGMADYPIEELGGKTPLQIAKKPNMDFIAQHGMTGLVKTIPDGLKPGSDTANLSVLGYDPKVYYSGRSPLEAVSMGITLNDNDVTYRCNLVNLSAEDNFYESTMIDYSSDEITTEESKVLIDYLNKNLKCEGFNLYAGISYRHCLVLRDAATGADLTPPHDISKKKIKEYLPKGQNSELLLDLMKRSYKLLKDHPINKAREERGLKAANSMWFWGEGTKPKLPPFSEKFKLRGAVVSAVDLIKGIGICAGMKSIDVEGATGTINTNFSGKAKAVIDILNEGYDFVYVHIEAPDECGHRNELNEKIKAISLIDEKIIGPIIKSLNDKKEDYAIMVLPDHPTPLSINTHTSDPVPFAIYKSSKKLNGAADAYDEKSAAKTGIFIDPGHKLLDFFFNC; via the coding sequence ATGAAGTATATAGTGATATTGGGAGACGGGATGGCAGATTACCCTATTGAAGAACTCGGAGGTAAAACGCCACTTCAAATAGCAAAAAAGCCTAACATGGATTTTATTGCGCAGCATGGCATGACGGGGCTTGTTAAGACCATTCCAGACGGGCTAAAGCCGGGTAGCGATACGGCCAACCTTTCTGTTCTGGGTTACGACCCAAAGGTATATTATTCTGGCAGATCGCCGCTCGAAGCCGTAAGCATGGGCATAACATTAAATGACAATGATGTCACATATAGATGCAACCTCGTCAACCTATCGGCAGAAGATAATTTTTATGAATCTACTATGATAGATTACAGTTCGGATGAGATTACAACAGAAGAATCCAAAGTATTGATAGATTATCTTAATAAAAATTTAAAATGTGAGGGGTTTAACCTTTACGCCGGCATAAGCTACAGGCATTGCCTTGTTTTAAGGGATGCCGCAACAGGAGCAGATTTAACGCCTCCGCATGACATTTCTAAGAAAAAAATTAAAGAGTATCTGCCTAAAGGGCAAAACAGCGAACTGCTGCTTGATTTAATGAAACGCTCATATAAACTCTTAAAAGATCATCCTATCAACAAAGCAAGGGAGGAAAGAGGCTTAAAAGCAGCCAACTCGATGTGGTTTTGGGGTGAAGGGACAAAGCCGAAGCTCCCGCCGTTTAGTGAAAAGTTTAAACTTAGAGGTGCTGTAGTGTCTGCCGTTGACTTGATTAAAGGCATAGGCATATGTGCAGGCATGAAGAGCATAGACGTGGAAGGTGCAACGGGGACTATAAATACAAATTTTTCAGGTAAAGCTAAGGCCGTAATAGATATATTGAACGAAGGGTACGATTTTGTGTATGTGCATATAGAAGCACCGGACGAATGCGGACACAGAAATGAGCTTAATGAAAAAATCAAGGCTATTTCACTTATAGATGAAAAAATCATAGGGCCTATTATTAAATCGCTTAATGATAAAAAAGAGGATTATGCAATAATGGTGCTGCCAGATCACCCAACGCCGCTTAGCATAAATACGCATACGTCGGATCCTGTGCCGTTTGCCATATACAAAAGCAGTAAAAAACTAAACGGTGCCGCAGATGCATATGATGAAAAAAGCGCTGCGAAAACCGGAATATTTATAGACCCTGGCCATAAATTATTGGATTTCTTTTTTAACTGTTAA